The following is a genomic window from Miscanthus floridulus cultivar M001 chromosome 14, ASM1932011v1, whole genome shotgun sequence.
CAGTTTCTCGTTATATGTATTTCATCTATTGAAGGATCTGAGTCTAGCTCAATCCGTGGAAGGTGTGGCTTAACCCTGCACCACCCAGGTTTGGGTCCTCTTCGACTCTAATTCGGTTACATATTTCTTCTTATATACAATGCCACATGGTTCCTCCTTGTTGGTCAAGTTTTTATTTCATCTATTGGTTCCAAAGTCTATTAAGTCTTCTTTTGAATAAAATTAGAAAATTTTCTTCACCTGTTATCATATTATTGCAGTAGAGTTTCTATTGATTAAGATATTTTTCAGGTTTGTACACCAGACGATGCTTGCAGGGTTAGTAAAGTAAGTGAGTTTTTCGTTTATCAGAACTTTAGTCATGTCCCTGTTGAATCTGTTGGTGCTGGTGACATTTGTGCTGTATGTGGAATGGATGGTATCATGGTAGGTGTTTGTGCATTCATattcattattcaatcttccagtTCATATTTATACTTATAACATGATTCTATATGCTTTGAACTATCCAGATTGGGGAAACTATAGCTGATAAAGTTACAGGAACACCATTGCCCACTATCAAAGTGGAGGAGCCAACAGTCAGAATGTCTTTCTCCATCAATACATCACCTTTTGTTGGATGGGAGGTATGTCTATCCTCCATGCTAACAAAAAATATGTTATATCACTTCCTAACATGCTCTTCTGTGTTAAAGAGTTGGGAAATCCATAAAATATACCCTCATTACTCCATATGATCTCTTGTATTCTGTATTCATTGTTCTAAATTCGTGCAGTCAACCTTCTAGAAGCCATAATTATAGATAAAAGGTTTTCTCAGTTCTCACGTTAAAATGGTATTTTGTACACTTGCCATAAAAGTACTTTGGCATTGTTATGCTTCAATAATTTTTGCTAACTACAATAAGGAAACTAATAATCGAAAGTTGGTATTGTTAAGCTAAATTTCTTCTATATCTTAATGAATTGTGTAAATGAGTGCCCTCCATGATAGTGTCCTTACATCACTTGTGAAATACTATACCATGTTAAATATAATGCAATAGTTTGGTTTATTCTCTTTGTAGAATACTGACAAATTTACTTCTTCTCATTCACTTTATTATAGGGGAAATACGTTACTAACCGAAATCTCCGTGACAGGTTGTATCGCGAGCTCGAAAGGAATTTGGCTATGAAAGTAGAAGATGGGGAAACTGCTGATACATTTCTTGCTAGTGGCAGAGGCACACTGCATCTCACAATATTGATAGAGAATATGTAAGAACTTAAATTTGGTAGTTTCATTAATTCAGTGACTTTTGGTTGTCTTAAGAACAATGTGAACTTTGCAGGCGGAGAGAAGGATATAAATTTATGATTGGACCTCCAAAGGTCATAAACAAGACAGTGGATGGAAAACTACTAGAGCCTTATGAGGTAAGTCTATACTTTATTGTATATAGAGAGTTGGAATACAT
Proteins encoded in this region:
- the LOC136503522 gene encoding putative elongation factor TypA-like SVR3, chloroplastic; translation: MKVSNTEYDEHKGRIAIGRLHVGELQRGMEVKVCTPDDACRVSKVSEFFVYQNFSHVPVESVGAGDICAVCGMDGIMIGETIADKVTGTPLPTIKVEEPTVRMSFSINTSPFVGWEGKYVTNRNLRDRLYRELERNLAMKVEDGETADTFLASGRGTLHLTILIENMRREGYKFMIGPPKVINKTVDGKLLEPYEIAAVEVPEESMGSVVKLLGRRRGQMVDMEADGPEGTALLKYKIPTRGLIGLQNAILAGI